In a genomic window of Deinococcus ruber:
- a CDS encoding carbohydrate kinase family protein yields MTHDLPQSLPLIVSAGEALTDLVTTGANTWAAHPGGAGWNVARAVAALGTSSAFAGAVGQDNFGDDLWAASQAAGLDLRFMQRAPQPTLLAVVYSANPPAYRFLGENSADLHFDAARLPEGWQGAARWLHLGGISLARQPLAGNLLDLMRSAQAAGVKISFDPNARIVHSDPSYRPVFETVLRNSDLIKLSDEDLRFFFPGQDEDSALRTLRGLNSQSPIVITRGGDGATLYHAAGSASLPAPKVQVADTVGAGDALCAGLLVSATEQPSALWTQHLAFALRVASAACSRPGAYSPTRQDVQALFP; encoded by the coding sequence ATGACGCACGACTTGCCCCAATCCCTGCCCCTTATCGTGAGTGCCGGAGAAGCGCTCACCGACCTCGTGACCACCGGAGCCAACACCTGGGCTGCCCACCCGGGCGGAGCGGGCTGGAACGTGGCGCGGGCGGTGGCGGCTCTGGGAACGTCCAGCGCGTTTGCCGGGGCGGTGGGGCAGGACAATTTCGGAGACGACCTGTGGGCGGCGTCGCAGGCGGCGGGTCTCGACCTGCGCTTCATGCAGCGTGCGCCCCAGCCGACGCTGCTGGCGGTGGTGTACAGCGCCAATCCGCCCGCGTACCGCTTTCTGGGCGAAAACAGCGCCGACCTGCACTTCGATGCTGCGCGGCTTCCGGAGGGCTGGCAGGGCGCGGCCCGCTGGCTGCATCTGGGCGGCATCAGTCTGGCGCGGCAACCGCTGGCAGGCAACCTGCTCGACCTGATGCGCTCGGCACAGGCGGCAGGCGTCAAGATCAGTTTCGATCCCAACGCCCGCATCGTGCACAGCGATCCGTCGTATCGCCCGGTCTTCGAGACGGTGCTGCGAAACAGCGACCTGATCAAGCTGTCCGACGAAGACCTGCGCTTCTTCTTTCCCGGTCAGGATGAAGACAGCGCTCTGCGAACCCTGCGCGGCCTGAATTCGCAGTCGCCCATCGTCATCACGCGGGGGGGCGACGGAGCCACGCTGTACCACGCCGCCGGAAGTGCCAGCCTGCCCGCCCCGAAGGTGCAGGTGGCCGACACGGTGGGCGCAGGCGACGCCCTGTGCGCCGGGCTGCTGGTAAGCGCCACCGAGCAGCCGAGTGCCCTGTGGACGCAGCATCTGGCCTTCGCGCTGCGGGTGGCGTCGGCGGCATGTTCGCGCCCCGGTGCGTACTCGCCCACCCGTCAGGACGTGCAGGCGCTGTTTCCCTGA
- a CDS encoding c-type cytochrome, whose translation MMKPAAVLMLLLAGTSFAAANVKHGMTIYTTNCAGCHGAKAQGGVGPSLHEAAGWKFALFQRAMLKDVDDKGVPLKAPMPNWGKVGFAGDHGKAPTKAEITDLQAYLKTLK comes from the coding sequence ATGATGAAACCTGCTGCGGTGCTGATGCTTCTTCTCGCTGGAACTTCGTTCGCTGCTGCCAACGTCAAGCACGGCATGACGATCTACACCACCAACTGCGCCGGGTGCCACGGAGCCAAGGCACAGGGCGGCGTGGGGCCGAGTCTGCACGAGGCGGCGGGCTGGAAGTTCGCGCTGTTCCAGCGGGCCATGCTCAAGGATGTCGATGACAAGGGCGTACCGCTCAAGGCCCCGATGCCCAACTGGGGCAAGGTCGGTTTTGCGGGCGATCACGGCAAGGCACCCACCAAGGCCGAGATCACCGATTTGCAGGCATACCTCAAGACCCTGAAGTAA
- a CDS encoding endo alpha-1,4 polygalactosaminidase, translating into MNRQMNTSGPDRLHSRSLRQEDPYQARQDHLLAVQQAATSLQAEEDGRVAPRRPLAVYYGPGALPTLAKFAKVVVQPGHFTPEKVRWLQRRNVQVLAYLSLGEDPGEDAPWHSGERNADWNTALVDAAHPAWQAHIYNQVAGAPEYDGFFLDTLDSASRNLRQTRAMLRLVRSVRHWAGVDSYLLANRGFSLLHRLRRVVNGVLIEPLSTTWAGSGQSGSYRIHTPQELHYTEVLVNQARRHRLDIYALDYADTPALRRFAIERAADLGVSTFVTNRELSLPGGYTRVRPRELTGAWRKK; encoded by the coding sequence ATGAATCGCCAGATGAACACCTCAGGGCCTGATCGCCTGCACAGCCGCAGCCTGCGCCAGGAAGACCCATATCAGGCACGTCAAGATCATCTTCTGGCTGTCCAGCAGGCTGCCACGTCGCTTCAGGCCGAGGAAGACGGACGCGTGGCCCCGCGCCGCCCGCTGGCGGTGTATTACGGCCCCGGCGCACTGCCCACGCTGGCGAAGTTTGCCAAGGTGGTGGTGCAGCCGGGCCACTTCACACCCGAAAAGGTGCGCTGGTTGCAGCGCCGCAACGTGCAGGTGCTGGCGTATCTGAGTCTGGGCGAAGACCCCGGCGAGGACGCACCGTGGCACAGCGGCGAGCGCAATGCCGACTGGAATACCGCGCTGGTAGACGCCGCGCACCCGGCGTGGCAGGCACACATCTATAACCAGGTGGCGGGCGCTCCCGAGTACGACGGCTTTTTTCTGGATACGCTCGACAGCGCCTCGCGCAATCTGCGCCAGACCCGCGCCATGTTGCGGCTGGTGCGGTCGGTGCGCCACTGGGCCGGAGTGGACAGCTATCTGCTCGCCAACCGGGGCTTTTCGCTGCTGCACCGGCTTCGGCGCGTCGTCAACGGCGTGCTGATCGAACCGCTCTCGACCACCTGGGCAGGCAGCGGCCAGAGCGGCAGCTACCGCATCCATACCCCCCAGGAACTGCATTACACCGAGGTGCTGGTCAATCAGGCGCGGCGGCACCGGCTGGACATCTATGCGCTGGACTACGCCGACACTCCGGCACTGCGCCGCTTCGCCATCGAACGGGCCGCCGACCTGGGCGTGTCTACCTTCGTGACCAACCGCGAACTGTCGCTGCCGGGCGGCTATACCCGCGTGCGTCCCCGCGAGCTGACCGGGGCATGGCGAAAGAAGTAA
- a CDS encoding Agd3-related carbohydrate deacetylase: MKNLGFRTAAQATLTLGGLLLLAACNAPSSSQTPSVPSTPTATAPRNLPAPSRPALPDGTTLHPLPTLAGMRIEPSIQPLAVNANTAVVALKVLILSAGSGDFGIASAKSMLDQAGVPYDVIDTASTALTSDSLVAPDGTGRYQGVILTSGSLSYVNTSGAYVSGLDSAGWNTLWNYEAAYKVRQLSLYTYPGSVPEDYGLRDAGAASGTADARLAAGGSSVFTDLKTTISLPIRYAYNYPATLTPVAGVTTTPLLTDASGRVLAATSTTAGRERLALTFAQNPYLLHTELLGYSLVNWLTKGVYLGDYRRFNQLDIDDWFLPDDQFNAVTKTLMPDAFRISASDALALPAQQNALHAQYPAANAFRFSMMFNGVCAATDATTFDQCSYPLTLSDPLTAATRTLSNTFDWVSHTYDHAYMDFLNLTDASGELSKNLTVGTQLGLNMSKKVILSGDMSGLGYYNPAGDGLKTDYGLGASNPNFLQAAVNNGAQFIPSNHSVVSQYDSTCSICGVTHPLNSGIFLVPRWPTNIFYDVTTPDESAAAYNSVYGPTGTFPFWDHNLSFSEILDKESDIGLSHWLSGTAFPHYMHQPNLRQYAPGHSLAYDWEAATLKKYASYSTLPLNTLRWDDLGAYVKDHTSYMKSGTTGSWNRLLHIATIKSGSGGAAYLTGGIGGTLSLYAGKTISRVQLGAGQTTFIFVP; the protein is encoded by the coding sequence ATGAAGAACCTCGGATTCAGAACCGCTGCACAGGCGACCCTGACGCTGGGCGGCCTGCTGCTGCTCGCCGCCTGCAACGCGCCCTCTTCCAGCCAGACACCTTCTGTTCCCAGCACGCCCACCGCGACCGCGCCCAGGAACCTGCCTGCACCGTCGCGGCCCGCACTGCCCGACGGAACCACCCTGCACCCGCTGCCCACGCTCGCCGGAATGCGGATCGAACCGAGTATTCAGCCGCTGGCGGTCAATGCCAACACCGCAGTCGTGGCTCTGAAAGTGCTGATTCTGTCGGCAGGCAGCGGAGATTTCGGCATCGCCTCGGCCAAAAGCATGCTTGATCAGGCGGGCGTTCCCTACGACGTGATCGACACCGCCAGCACGGCGCTGACCAGTGATTCGCTAGTCGCCCCGGACGGCACCGGCAGATATCAGGGCGTGATTCTGACCAGCGGCAGCCTGTCATACGTCAATACGTCGGGCGCGTATGTCAGCGGGCTGGACTCGGCGGGCTGGAATACCCTGTGGAACTACGAGGCGGCCTACAAGGTTCGGCAGCTTTCGCTGTACACCTACCCCGGCAGTGTGCCGGAAGATTACGGCCTGCGCGACGCCGGGGCCGCGTCGGGCACCGCCGATGCTCGGCTGGCAGCGGGCGGTTCCAGCGTCTTCACCGACCTGAAGACCACTATCAGCCTGCCGATCCGCTACGCCTACAATTACCCGGCCACCCTGACACCCGTGGCGGGCGTGACCACCACCCCGCTGCTGACCGATGCCAGCGGGCGCGTGCTGGCCGCCACCTCGACCACCGCAGGCCGTGAGCGACTGGCCCTGACCTTCGCGCAGAATCCCTACCTGCTGCACACCGAGCTGCTCGGGTACAGCCTGGTCAACTGGCTGACGAAGGGCGTGTATCTGGGCGACTACCGCCGCTTCAATCAGCTCGATATCGACGACTGGTTCCTGCCCGACGACCAGTTCAATGCTGTCACCAAGACCCTGATGCCCGACGCCTTCCGCATCTCGGCCAGCGACGCCCTGGCACTGCCCGCGCAGCAGAACGCCCTGCACGCCCAGTACCCCGCCGCCAACGCCTTCCGTTTCTCGATGATGTTCAACGGAGTGTGTGCTGCCACCGACGCCACCACCTTCGACCAGTGCAGCTATCCGCTGACCCTCAGCGATCCGCTGACCGCCGCGACACGCACCCTGAGCAACACCTTCGACTGGGTGAGCCACACCTACGACCACGCCTACATGGACTTCCTGAACCTGACCGACGCCAGCGGCGAACTGTCGAAAAACCTGACTGTTGGCACGCAGCTCGGACTGAACATGAGCAAAAAGGTGATTCTGAGCGGCGACATGTCGGGGCTGGGCTACTACAACCCCGCCGGAGACGGCCTGAAGACCGATTACGGCCTGGGGGCGAGCAATCCCAACTTCCTCCAGGCGGCGGTGAACAACGGCGCTCAGTTCATTCCGTCGAACCACTCGGTCGTCAGCCAGTACGATTCCACCTGCTCCATCTGCGGCGTGACCCACCCGCTGAATTCCGGCATCTTCCTGGTGCCGCGCTGGCCCACCAACATCTTCTACGACGTGACCACGCCCGACGAATCCGCCGCCGCGTACAACTCGGTGTATGGCCCCACCGGAACGTTTCCCTTCTGGGATCACAACCTGAGCTTCAGCGAGATTCTCGACAAGGAATCGGACATCGGGCTGTCGCACTGGCTGAGCGGCACCGCCTTCCCGCACTACATGCACCAGCCCAATCTGCGCCAGTACGCCCCCGGCCACAGCCTGGCCTACGACTGGGAAGCCGCCACCCTCAAAAAGTACGCCTCGTACAGCACTCTGCCGCTCAATACTCTGCGCTGGGACGATCTGGGAGCCTACGTCAAGGATCACACCAGCTATATGAAGAGCGGCACGACCGGAAGCTGGAACCGTTTGCTGCACATCGCCACCATCAAATCGGGCAGCGGCGGGGCCGCGTACCTGACGGGCGGCATCGGCGGCACGCTCAGCCTGTATGCGGGCAAGACCATCAGCCGCGTGCAGCTGGGAGCCGGGCAGACCACCTTCATCTTCGTTCCCTGA